GGTGCCGGGGGTAGGGCTGTCAAGGCAAGGCCCCGGGAGGCTTGATCCGGGGGGTGGGTTTGCGTACAATCGCGGCCCCGAACTTCCCTGGCATACCCTGCCTTACGCAATTGCATGGGCGTCTTTTCCGGCCCCGTGCAGCCATGCCGACCGATTCCTCTTCCTATAAAGCGTCGGGTGAGCAGGTCTAACGGAGATATCCAGATGTACGCAGTTATTGTTACCGGTGGCAAGCAATACAAAGTCACCGAAGGCGAATTCCTCAAGGTCGAGAAGCTCGACGTAGCAACCGGCGAAGCTATCAGCCTCGACCGCGTTCTGCTGGTTGCCAATGGCGACGACGTCAAGATCGGCCTGCCGGTGGTTGATGGTGCCAAGGTCACCGCGGAAGTGGTTTCCCACGGCCGTCACGACAAAGTGCGCATCATCAAGTTCCGCCGTCGTAAGCACCACATGAAGCGTCAGGGCCACCGCCAGTGGTTCACTGAAATCAAAATCACCGGCATCCAGGCCTGATTTCCTTTTAGGCCTGTTTCCTGTTTAGGAGAATTGACTCATGGCACACAAAAAAGCTGGCGGTAGTACCCGCAACGGCCGCGATTCCGAAAGTAAACGCCTTGGCGTGAAGCTGTTCGGTAGCCAGGCTGTAAAAGCAGGCAACATCATCGTGCGTCAGCGCGGCACCCAGTTCCACGCTGGCTACGGCGTTGGCATGGGCAAGGATCACACCCTGTTCGCGAAAATCGACGGCGTGATCAAGTTCGAAGTGAAAGGCGCCTTTGGCCGTCGCTATGTAAGCGTCGTCGCTGCCTAAGCGAGATTTCACTGAAAAAGCCCTGTCTCGCGACGGGGCTTTTTTGTTTCTGGCGTTTCCTGGCTAGGTGTTGGCGCGCGCGTTGGCGTGGCGTTGGCTGTATCCTATGCTCCTTTTCTTATTTTCAACCCGCCGGTCCGGCGGGAGGCGTTCTTCATGAAATTCGTCGACGAAGTATCCATCCACGTGAAAGCCGGTGACGGCGGCAACGGCCTCATGAGCTTCCGCCGCGAGAAGTTCATCGAGAAAGGCGGTCCCAACGGCGGTGACGGTGGCGACGGCGGTTCGGTGTTCCTCGAGGCCGACGAGAACCTGAATACTCTGGTGGACTACCGCTACACCCGCCGCTTCGACGCCCAGCGCGGTGAAAATGGCGGCAGCAAGGACTGTACCGGTGCCAAGGGGGATGATCTCGTCCTGCCTGTGCCGGTGGGCACCACTGTGATCGATGCCAATACCCAGGAAATCATCGGCGACCTGACCGTTGCCGGTCAGCGCCTGATGGTCGCTCAGGGCGGCTGGCATGGTCTGGGTAACACCCGATTCAAGTCCAGTACCAATCGTGCTCCGCGCCAGACCACTCCGGGCAAGCCGGGTGAGGCGCGTGACCTCAAGCTGGAGCTGAAGGTTCTGGCTGATGTCGGCCTGCTGGGGCTGCCGAATGCCGGCAAGAGCACCTTCATTCGCGCAGTTTCCGCCGCCAAGCCGAAGGTCGCCGACTATCCCTTCACCACTCTGGTGCCGAACTTGGGCGTGGTCAGTGTCGGTCGCTTCAAGAGCTTCGTGGTCGCCGACATTCCTGGTCTGATCGAGGGGGCTGCCGAAGGCGCCGGTCTGGGGATTCGCTTCCTCAAGCACTTGGCGCGTACTCGTCTGCTGCTGCACATCGTCGACATGGCTCCGCTGGATGAGAGTGACCCGGCCGATGCCGCGGAAACCATTGTCCACGAGCTGGAGAAATTCAGCCCGGCGCTGACCGAGCGCGATCGCTGGCTGGTGCTGAACAAGATGGACCAGATCCTCGAGCCCGAGGAGCAGGAGCGCCGCAAGCAAGAAGTGGTGGATCGCCTGGGTTGGGAAGGTCCGGTCTACGTGATTTCTGCCCTGGAGCGCGAGGGCACCGAGGCCCTGAGCCAGGACATCATGAAATACCTCGACGAGCGCACCCTGCGCATCGAAGAAGATCCGGCCTATGGCGAAGCCCTGGCGGCCCTGGATCAGCGCATCGAAGATGAGGCCCGCGCCCGTCTGCAGGCGCTGGACGATGCTCGTGCCCTGCGTCGCGCCGGCCTGAAGAATGCTGATGATGTGGATGACGATGATTTCGAGGATGACGAAGACGACGGCGATGGGCCGGAAATCTTCTACGTACCTTGATCGGAGCGGCGCCCGTCGGTCCGGATGAAACGTGTGAAGCCTGACTTCTAAGGTTGAGGGTATGCGTGAGAAGGTCACTGGCGCCAAGCGCTGGGTAGTCAAGATTGGCAGTGCGTTGTTGACCGCCGATGGTCGCGGTCTGGATCGCGACGCCATGGCGGTTTGGGTCGAGCAGATGGTCGCGCTGCATTGCGCGGGCGTCGAGCTGGTTCTGGTGTCCTCGGGCGCTGTTGCGGCGGGCATGAGTCGCCTGGGGTGGGTGTCCCGACCTAGCGACATGCACGAGCTGCAAGCGGCTGCCGCGGTGGGGCAGATGGGGCTGGTGCAAGCCTGGGAATCCAGCTTCGGCGTGCACGGCTTGCAGACCGCGCAGGTGCTGCTGACTCATGACGACCTGTCCGACCGCAAGCGCTACCTCAATGGCCGCAACACGCTCCGCACTCTGGTCGACCTCGGCGTGATCCCGGTGATCAATGAGAACGACACTGTTGTCACCGATGAGATCCGCTTCGGTGACAACGACACCCTGGCGGCGCTGGTGGCTAATCTGGTCGAGGCTGATCTGTTGGTCATTCTCACTGACCGCGATGGCATGTTCGATGCCGACCCGCGTCACAACCCCGATGCTGAGCTCATCTTCGAGGCTCGGGCCGACGATCCAGCCCTGGATGCTGTCGCTGGCGGCACCGGTGGTGCGTTGGGGCGTGGCGGCATGCAGACCAAGCTGCGTGCGGCGCGCCTGGCTGCTCGTTCCGGCGCGCACACGGTGATTGTCGGTGGGCGTATCGAGCGTGTGCTGGATCGCCTGCGCGCCGGTGAGCGCCTCGGCACGTTGCTGACCCCTGAGCAGAGCCGCAAGGCGGCCCGCAAGCAATGGCTGGCGGGGCATCTGCAGATGCGTGGCACCCTGGTGCTGGACGATGGTGCGGTGAAGGCGGTTGCCCAGGATCACAAGAGTCTGCTGCCGGTCGGCGTGAAGGCCGTGCAGGGCAGCTTCCGTCGCGGCGAAATGGTGGTGTGCGTGGATCAGCAGGGTCGTGAAATCGCCCGCGGCTTGGCCAATTACAGTGCTCTGGAAGCGCAGAAGATCATTGGTCAGCCGACCGATGCCATCGAAGGCCTGCTGGGCTATGTCGATGGTCCGGAGCTAGTGCACCGCGACAACCTGGTGCTCGTCTGAGGAGAGTGTTCATGCGCAAGGGATGGATGGCGGCGTTGATGCTGCTGCCGGCGCTGGCCCGGGCCGATGTGATCGGCGAGGTGTCCACCGTGTTCAAGTGGGTCGGGCCGAACGACAAGATCGTCGTCGAGGCCTTCGATGATCCGAAGGTGGCAGGCGTCAGTTGCTACCTGTCCCGCGCCAAGACCGGCGGTGTGAAAGGTGGTCTGGGCTTGGCGGAGGATCGCGCCGAGGCGTCGATCTCCTGTCGTCAGGTCGGGCCCATCCGTTTCGCGGGTGAGTTGAAGGATGGCGAAGTGGTGTTCCAGCAGCGTACTTCGCTGGTGTTCAAAACCATGCAGGTGGTGCGTTTCTTCGACAAGAAGCGCAATGCGCTGGTTTACCTCGTTTATAGCGATCGGGTGATCGAGGGTAGTCCGCAGAATGCCGTGACGGCGATTCCGATCATGCCGTGGCCTGAAAAGTAGAAAGGAGAAGGGCGGGTGACCGCCCTTTCTTTTTGCCTGCAGGTTTTTCACCGGCAGAGAAGATGAGTCTGTGGATAACTCATTCGAAGGGTAAATTGCAGGCAATAAAAAACCGGCCCTGGGGCCGGTTTTTCAAGAACGGAACGCTTACGCGGTGGCCAGGGCCTTCACGTGGGCGTTCAGGCGGCTCTTGTGGCGAGCGGCCTTGTTCTTGTGGATGATGCCTTTGTCGGCCATACGGTCGATGACCGGAACGGCGGCAACCAGAGCGGCCTGGGCCTTCGGCAGGTCCTTGGCGTCGACTGCTTTGACTACGTTCTTGATGTAGGTACGAACCATGGAACGCAGGCTGGCGTTGTGGCTGCGACGCTTCTCAGCCTGTTTGGCGCGTTTTTTGGCGGAAGGTGTGTTGGCCACCGTCGAGCTCCTCGAAAAAAACTTGGGATGTTGCGAATAAATTAAGGCCGCGAATAATGCCGTTGCATCAGATGCTTGTCAAGGGTATGGGCAGCCTCCGACGAGCGGTGGGAATGCTGCATACCAACTGGCCGACGGGGTGATTTATTCGTCGGGCGGCCCTAAACTGCTGCGCTTCGCATGGTGGACGGACGCTGGTTCCGCTGCCCTTGCCGCGCCCGTGTAACGGGGCGGCCATTCTACGTGCTCCCGGCTCCGGACGCTATGAACCTACTCAAGTCGCTGGCCGCAGTCAGCTCGATGACCATGATCTCGCGGGTGCTCGGCTTCGTACGCGACACCATAGTCGCCCGTATGTTTGGCGCCGGCATGGCCACCGACGCCTTCTTCGTCGCCTTCAAGCTGCCTAACCTGCTGCGTCGTATCTTCGCCGAGGGGGCCTTCTCCCAGGCGTTCGTGCCGATCCTGGCGGAGTACAAGACCCAGCAGGGCGAGGAGGCGACCCGTACCTTCATCGCCTACGTGTCCGGCCTGTTGACGCTGATCCTCGCGCTGGTCACCGCGCTGGGTATTCTTGCGGCGCCCTGGGTGATCTGGGTGACGGCCCCCGGCTTCGTCGATTCGCCGGAGAAATTCGAGCTCACCAGTTCCCTGCTGCGGGTGACCTTTCCTTATATCCTGCTGATCTCGCTGGCCTCGCTGGCGGGGGCGATTCTCAATACCTGGAACCGTTTCTCGGTGCCGGCCTTCGTGCCGACACTGCTGAATGTCAGCATGATCCTGTTTTCGCTGTTCCTGACGCCGTACTTCGACCCGCCGATCATGGCGTTGGGCTGGGCGGTACTGGTCGGTGGCCTGGCCCAACTGCTCTATCAACTGCCGCACCTGAAGAAGATCGGCATGCTCGTGCTGCCGCGCATCAACCTGCGCGATTCCGGCGTCTGGCGCGTGATGAAACAGATGGGGCCTGCGATCCTGGGCGTATCGGTCAGCCAGATTTCTCTGATCATCAACACCATCTTCGCGTCCTTCCTGGTGGCGGGCTCGGTGTCCTGGATGTACTACGCGGATCGCCTGATGGAGTTGCCCTCCGGCGTGCTGGGCGTGGCATTGGGGACCATCCTGCTGCCCTCGCTGGCCAAGACTTACGCCAGCGATGATCGCCACGAATACTCGCGCCTGATGGATTGGGGGCTGCGCCTGTGTTTCCTGCTGGTGCTGCCGTGCTCCCTGGCCCTGGCGGTGATCGCCGAGCCGCTGACTGTTGCGTTGTTCCAGTACGGCAGGTTCAGCGCCCACGATGCGCTGATGACCCAGCATGCGCTGATCGCCTATGCGGTCGGCCTGCTTGGCATCATCCTGGTGAAGGTTCTCGCGCCGGGCTTCTACGCGCGGCAGAACATTAAGACGCCAGTGAAGATCGCACTGTTCACCCTGGTTTCCACGCAGTTGATGAACCTGGTCTTCATTGGCCCGCTCAAGCACGCCGGGCTGGCGCTGGCCATCAGTCTGGCGGCATGCCTGAACGCCGGCCTGCTGTACTGGCAACTGCGCAAGCACCAGTTGTTCGCCCCGCAGCCCGGCTGGGGCAAGTTCATCGCCAAGTTGGTGGTGTCTGTACTGGTGATGTGCGCCGTGTTGATCGGCATGATGTGCGTCATGCCGGCCTGGGATCAGGGCGGTATGCCGATTCGTCTGGTGCGCCTGGGGGCGCTGGTGGTGGCCGGTGTGGTCGCCTATTTCGGTATGCTGGCGATCCTGGGTTTCCGCTTGCGGGACTTCTCTCGCCGCGCGGTACTGTAATCCGCACGGGGCAAAGCATTGCATCCGTTTTCGGCGACGGCATTTTGCCTGTCGCACGGCAGCGGGTGCAGGTATAATCGACCACTTTCTGAGCAATACGCGCGCTATGCAGCTGCTTCGAGGCCTTCACAACCTGCGGCCCCTGTCCGGGGGCTGTGTCGCCACCATCGGTAACTTCGACGGCGTCCATCTTGGCCACCAGGCTATCCTGGGGCGTCTGCGCGAGCGTTCGCTGGAGCTGCGCGTGCCCAGTTGCGTGGTGATCTTCGAGCCGCAGCCGCGCGAGTATTTTGCGCCCGATGCCGCTCCGGTTCGTCTGACCCGCCTGCGCGAGAAGCTGGAATTGCTGCGTGCGCAGGGCGTCGACTTCGTCCTCTGCCTGACCTTCAACCGCCGACTGCGCGAGCTATCGGCCGCCGAGTTCGTCCGCCAGGTGCTGGTGGAAGGGTTGCGGGTTCGTCATCTGGAGGTCGGAGACGACTTCCGCTTCGGTTGTGATCGTTCCGGCGATTTCGCCTTCCTGGTCAAGACCAGTACGGAGCAGGGCTTCACCGTCGAAGCCGCGACCACCGTGGAGGTCGATGGCATGCGCGTCAGCAGCTCGCGCATTCGCAAGGATCTCGCCGATGGCGATCTGCACATGGCGGAGCGCCTTCTGGGGCGTCCTTATCGCCTGAGCGGCCGTGTGCTGCACGGGCAGAAGCTGGGGCGCACGCTGGGTTCGCCTACTGCGAACATTCAGCTCAAGCGCCGCAAGGCGCCGCTCAATGGTGTTTATCTGGTCAGCACGATGGTGGCTGGCCAGCGCTGTAACGGGGTTGCCAACATAGGCACCCGGCCTTCTGTGAACGGCGACGGCCGGCCCCATCTGGAAGTGCATCTGCTGGACTTCGCTGGCGATCTGTACGGCCAGCACCTGGATATCACTTTCCACCAGAAGCTGCGTGATGAGCAGCGATTCGCCTCGCTTGAGGCACTCAAGGCGGCCATCCTCGCCGACATCGCCGCCGCCCGGGCCTACTGGCTGGGCCAACCGCTTGATTGAAGATCCTGAACAGGCCCTGAGATGACCGATTACAAAGCCACTCTGAACCTTCCCGAAACCGACTTCCCGATGAAAGCCGGCCTGCCGCAGCGCGAGCCGCAGACCCTGAAGTTCTGGAACGATATTGGCCTGTACCAGAAGCTGCGGAAGATTGGCGAAGGTCGCCCGAAATTCGTCCTGCACGATGGCCCGCCTTACGCCAACGGCAGCATCCATATCGGTCATGCGGTCAACAAGATCCTCAAGGACATCATCGTCCGCTCCAAGACCCTGGCTGGCTACGATGCCCCCTATGTGCCGGGCTGGGACTGCCACGGCCTGCCGATCGAGCATAAGGTCGAGACCACCCACGGCAAGAACCTGTCGGCGGACAAGACCCGCGAGTTGTGCCGTGAATACGCCGCCGAGCAGATCGAAGGGCAGAAGGCAGACTTCATCCGCCTGGGTGTGCTGGGCGACTGGGACAATCCCTACAAGACCATGAACTTCGCCAACGAGGCCGGAGAGATCCGTGCCCTGGCCGAGATGGTCAAGCAGGGCTTCGTGTTCAAGGGGCTCAAGCCGGTGAACTGGTGCTTCGACTGCGGTTCGGCCCTGGCTGAGGCAGAGGTCGAGTACGCCGACAAGAAGTCCGACGCCATCGACGTCGCCTTCCCGGTGGAGGATGCGGAAAAACTGGCCGCCGCCTTCGGCCTGGGCAGCCTGCCCAAGCCCGCCGCCATCGTCATCTGGACCACCACCCCCTGGACCATTCCGGCCAACCAGGCGTTGAACGTCCACCCCGAATTCACCTATGCGCTGGTCGATACCGGCGAGCGCCTGCTGGTGCTGGCTGAAGAGCTGGTCGAGTCGAGCCTTGCTCGCTACGGTCTGGAAGGCAAGGTCATCGCTACCGCCCAGGGCGAGTCGCTGGACCTGATCCGCTTCCGCCACCCGTTCTACGAGCGCTTCTCGCCGGTCTACCTGGCCGAGTACGTCGAGCTGGGCGCCGGCACCGGCGTGGTTCACTCCGCCCCGGCCTACGGCGAGGACGACTTCCGTACCTGCAAGCAGTACGGCATGGTCAACGACGACATCCTGAGCCCGGTGCAGAGCAACGGTGTTTACGTTCAGGACCTGCCGTTCTTTGGCGGCCAGTTCATCTGGAAAGCCAACCCGAATATCGTCGCCAAGCTCGATGAAGTCGGCGCGCTGCTCAAGCACACCAGCATCAGCCACAGCTACATGCACTGCTGGCGCCACAAGACCCCTCTGATCTACCGCGCCACGGCGCAGTGGTTCGTCGGCATGGACAAGCAGCCGCAGGCCGGCGCCACCCTGCGTGAGCGTGCTCTGCAAGCCATCACCGAAACCGAGTTCGTGCCCTCCTGGGGCCAGGCGCGCCTGCACGGCATGATCGCCGGTCGCCCGGACTGGTGCATCTCGCGTCAGCGCAACTGGGGCGTACCGATCCCGTTCTTCCTGCACAAGGCTACCGGCGAGCTGCATCCGCGTACCGTCGAGCTGATGGAGGCCGTTGCCCAGCGCGTCGAGAAAGAGGGTATCGAGGGCTGGTTCAAGCTCGATGCCGCCGAACTGCTGGGTGATGAGGCGGCGCATTACGACAAGATCAACGACACCCTTGACGTCTGGTTCGACTCCGGCACTACCCATTGGCATGTGCTGCGCGGCTCCCATGCCGAGCTGGGCCATGCCAGCGGTCCGGCCGCCGACCTCTACCTGGAAGGTTCCGACCAGCACCGTGGCTGGTTCCATTCCTCGCTGCTGACCGGCTGCGCGATCGACGGCCACGCGCCGTATCGCCAACTGCTTACCCACGGCTTCACCGTGGACGAGAGCGGTCGCAAGATGTCCAAGTCGCTGGGCAATGTGATCGCTCCGCAGCAGGTCACCGACAGTCTGGGTGCCGACATCCTGCGTCTGTGGGTTTCTGCCACCGACTACTCGGGCGAGATGGCGGTTTCCCAGACCATCCTCCAGCGCAGCGCCGATGCCTATCGCCGCATCCGCAACACCGCGCGCTTCCTGCTCTCCAACCTGTCCGGTTTCGACCCGGCCAAGGACCTGCTGCCCAACGACCAACTTCTGGCGCTGGACCGCTGGGCCATCGACCGCGCCCTGCTGCTGCAGCGCGAACTGGAAGAAGCCTACCGCGACTACCGCTTCTGGAACGTCTACTCCAAGGTGCACAATTTCTGTGTGCAAGAGCTGGGTGGCTTCTACCTGGACATCATCAAGGACCGCCAGTACACCACCCCGGAGAATAGCGTCGCCCGCCGTTCCTGCCAGACCGCGCTGTTCCA
The Pseudomonas triclosanedens DNA segment above includes these coding regions:
- the rplU gene encoding 50S ribosomal protein L21, with translation MYAVIVTGGKQYKVTEGEFLKVEKLDVATGEAISLDRVLLVANGDDVKIGLPVVDGAKVTAEVVSHGRHDKVRIIKFRRRKHHMKRQGHRQWFTEIKITGIQA
- the rpmA gene encoding 50S ribosomal protein L27 — protein: MAHKKAGGSTRNGRDSESKRLGVKLFGSQAVKAGNIIVRQRGTQFHAGYGVGMGKDHTLFAKIDGVIKFEVKGAFGRRYVSVVAA
- the cgtA gene encoding Obg family GTPase CgtA; protein product: MKFVDEVSIHVKAGDGGNGLMSFRREKFIEKGGPNGGDGGDGGSVFLEADENLNTLVDYRYTRRFDAQRGENGGSKDCTGAKGDDLVLPVPVGTTVIDANTQEIIGDLTVAGQRLMVAQGGWHGLGNTRFKSSTNRAPRQTTPGKPGEARDLKLELKVLADVGLLGLPNAGKSTFIRAVSAAKPKVADYPFTTLVPNLGVVSVGRFKSFVVADIPGLIEGAAEGAGLGIRFLKHLARTRLLLHIVDMAPLDESDPADAAETIVHELEKFSPALTERDRWLVLNKMDQILEPEEQERRKQEVVDRLGWEGPVYVISALEREGTEALSQDIMKYLDERTLRIEEDPAYGEALAALDQRIEDEARARLQALDDARALRRAGLKNADDVDDDDFEDDEDDGDGPEIFYVP
- the proB gene encoding glutamate 5-kinase, giving the protein MREKVTGAKRWVVKIGSALLTADGRGLDRDAMAVWVEQMVALHCAGVELVLVSSGAVAAGMSRLGWVSRPSDMHELQAAAAVGQMGLVQAWESSFGVHGLQTAQVLLTHDDLSDRKRYLNGRNTLRTLVDLGVIPVINENDTVVTDEIRFGDNDTLAALVANLVEADLLVILTDRDGMFDADPRHNPDAELIFEARADDPALDAVAGGTGGALGRGGMQTKLRAARLAARSGAHTVIVGGRIERVLDRLRAGERLGTLLTPEQSRKAARKQWLAGHLQMRGTLVLDDGAVKAVAQDHKSLLPVGVKAVQGSFRRGEMVVCVDQQGREIARGLANYSALEAQKIIGQPTDAIEGLLGYVDGPELVHRDNLVLV
- a CDS encoding CreA family protein; translated protein: MRKGWMAALMLLPALARADVIGEVSTVFKWVGPNDKIVVEAFDDPKVAGVSCYLSRAKTGGVKGGLGLAEDRAEASISCRQVGPIRFAGELKDGEVVFQQRTSLVFKTMQVVRFFDKKRNALVYLVYSDRVIEGSPQNAVTAIPIMPWPEK
- the rpsT gene encoding 30S ribosomal protein S20, translating into MANTPSAKKRAKQAEKRRSHNASLRSMVRTYIKNVVKAVDAKDLPKAQAALVAAVPVIDRMADKGIIHKNKAARHKSRLNAHVKALATA
- the murJ gene encoding murein biosynthesis integral membrane protein MurJ gives rise to the protein MNLLKSLAAVSSMTMISRVLGFVRDTIVARMFGAGMATDAFFVAFKLPNLLRRIFAEGAFSQAFVPILAEYKTQQGEEATRTFIAYVSGLLTLILALVTALGILAAPWVIWVTAPGFVDSPEKFELTSSLLRVTFPYILLISLASLAGAILNTWNRFSVPAFVPTLLNVSMILFSLFLTPYFDPPIMALGWAVLVGGLAQLLYQLPHLKKIGMLVLPRINLRDSGVWRVMKQMGPAILGVSVSQISLIINTIFASFLVAGSVSWMYYADRLMELPSGVLGVALGTILLPSLAKTYASDDRHEYSRLMDWGLRLCFLLVLPCSLALAVIAEPLTVALFQYGRFSAHDALMTQHALIAYAVGLLGIILVKVLAPGFYARQNIKTPVKIALFTLVSTQLMNLVFIGPLKHAGLALAISLAACLNAGLLYWQLRKHQLFAPQPGWGKFIAKLVVSVLVMCAVLIGMMCVMPAWDQGGMPIRLVRLGALVVAGVVAYFGMLAILGFRLRDFSRRAVL
- the ribF gene encoding bifunctional riboflavin kinase/FAD synthetase — translated: MQLLRGLHNLRPLSGGCVATIGNFDGVHLGHQAILGRLRERSLELRVPSCVVIFEPQPREYFAPDAAPVRLTRLREKLELLRAQGVDFVLCLTFNRRLRELSAAEFVRQVLVEGLRVRHLEVGDDFRFGCDRSGDFAFLVKTSTEQGFTVEAATTVEVDGMRVSSSRIRKDLADGDLHMAERLLGRPYRLSGRVLHGQKLGRTLGSPTANIQLKRRKAPLNGVYLVSTMVAGQRCNGVANIGTRPSVNGDGRPHLEVHLLDFAGDLYGQHLDITFHQKLRDEQRFASLEALKAAILADIAAARAYWLGQPLD
- the ileS gene encoding isoleucine--tRNA ligase, producing the protein MTDYKATLNLPETDFPMKAGLPQREPQTLKFWNDIGLYQKLRKIGEGRPKFVLHDGPPYANGSIHIGHAVNKILKDIIVRSKTLAGYDAPYVPGWDCHGLPIEHKVETTHGKNLSADKTRELCREYAAEQIEGQKADFIRLGVLGDWDNPYKTMNFANEAGEIRALAEMVKQGFVFKGLKPVNWCFDCGSALAEAEVEYADKKSDAIDVAFPVEDAEKLAAAFGLGSLPKPAAIVIWTTTPWTIPANQALNVHPEFTYALVDTGERLLVLAEELVESSLARYGLEGKVIATAQGESLDLIRFRHPFYERFSPVYLAEYVELGAGTGVVHSAPAYGEDDFRTCKQYGMVNDDILSPVQSNGVYVQDLPFFGGQFIWKANPNIVAKLDEVGALLKHTSISHSYMHCWRHKTPLIYRATAQWFVGMDKQPQAGATLRERALQAITETEFVPSWGQARLHGMIAGRPDWCISRQRNWGVPIPFFLHKATGELHPRTVELMEAVAQRVEKEGIEGWFKLDAAELLGDEAAHYDKINDTLDVWFDSGTTHWHVLRGSHAELGHASGPAADLYLEGSDQHRGWFHSSLLTGCAIDGHAPYRQLLTHGFTVDESGRKMSKSLGNVIAPQQVTDSLGADILRLWVSATDYSGEMAVSQTILQRSADAYRRIRNTARFLLSNLSGFDPAKDLLPNDQLLALDRWAIDRALLLQRELEEAYRDYRFWNVYSKVHNFCVQELGGFYLDIIKDRQYTTPENSVARRSCQTALFHIAEALVRWIAPILAFTAEEIWSFLPGERAESVMLTTWYEGLSELPADAELDRAYWDEVMAAKAAVNKELENQRSAKTIGGNLQAEITLYAEDSLAKRLEKLGNELRFVLITSAATVAPLADAPADAVESELPGLKLKVVKSSHAKCGRCWHFRVDVGSSPAHPELCARCVENIDGAGEVRHYA